Proteins encoded by one window of Cryptosporangium aurantiacum:
- a CDS encoding IclR family transcriptional regulator, protein MPGSVQSIERAAAILRLLGGSPGPLGVSEIAEALGLAKATAHGLLRTLHRVGFVDQDRSGGKYRLGTALLDLGGGRLDLNELRSHAINWADPLAARTGEAVRIGALQGAAVIVVHHVFRPDDTQQKLDVGSTLPAHATALGKALLAYAPNAAVVLAKGLPPYSHRTITDTRILRAGLEEVRERGWAAEVEEMTVGQAGIAVPIRGHGGLVVGAIGVSGPVDRICDPGLRPRSALVNRVREAARAVSRDLVNN, encoded by the coding sequence ATGCCCGGCTCGGTCCAATCCATCGAGCGGGCCGCGGCGATACTCCGCCTCCTGGGCGGTTCGCCCGGCCCGCTGGGCGTCAGCGAGATCGCCGAAGCGCTCGGGTTGGCCAAGGCGACCGCGCACGGTCTGTTACGGACGCTGCACCGCGTCGGGTTCGTCGACCAGGACCGCAGCGGCGGCAAATACCGGCTGGGCACCGCGCTGCTCGACCTCGGCGGCGGCCGGCTCGACCTCAACGAGCTGCGCTCGCACGCGATCAACTGGGCCGATCCGCTGGCGGCGCGCACCGGCGAAGCGGTACGGATCGGGGCGCTGCAGGGCGCCGCGGTGATCGTCGTCCACCACGTCTTCCGTCCGGACGACACCCAGCAGAAGCTCGACGTCGGCTCCACGCTCCCGGCGCACGCGACCGCGCTCGGCAAGGCGCTGCTGGCCTACGCGCCGAACGCCGCCGTCGTCCTGGCCAAGGGCCTCCCGCCCTACAGCCACCGCACGATCACCGACACCCGGATCCTGCGCGCGGGCCTGGAGGAGGTCCGCGAACGCGGCTGGGCCGCCGAGGTCGAGGAGATGACCGTCGGCCAGGCCGGGATCGCGGTCCCGATCCGCGGGCACGGTGGGCTGGTGGTCGGCGCGATCGGCGTGTCCGGTCCCGTCGACCGGATCTGCGATCCCGGCCTTCGGCCGCGGTCCGCGCTGGTCAACCGCGTGCGCGAGGCCGCCCGCGCGGTCTCCCGCGACCTGGTCAACAACTGA
- a CDS encoding ATP-binding protein, whose protein sequence is MSPAAALARSVGFAALFLLAAIAGRLTLLEGTALSLVWPAAGVAIVWFVAQRGSPTPATDWVLLAGVTLAANLSTGAPLTLAVGFLCANAVQIAVFLGVFGRLRPDWRRGAEPPLVRLADLWRMIAATLASTVCGALIGPTLASWWAGSWSWFGELIWLTRNISSVLLIGILGMLLIGRRGVGERFRGWRLVELGALTVCSVAWYAVAFGFSQGFPLAFPLLVVTVWAGARFPSTLVAAHGVILGTVAVLYTLHDVGPFAAIESNPMRALVAQAFVAMVGILGPVLALGRDERQALSRELSAAAAASAAQARTLSTIVDSISDGLMVIGADGRILLRNPAAVNLFPELSRRSQFVGDNPEVVLAEPGGGPIEMADLPFSLALAGETVLNRDLAVRQPATGSERIFQVSAAPLADDGAGRRAVVLYHDVTSDRRHRDELTAFAGVVAHDLLNPLTTVEGWTEALAEELYDHPEIAGARDSITRIRRGSTRMRHLINDLLAYTTARDGALSPARVALGDLVAEIVSARVDQATAAGALPPRFSVGRLHDVEADPVLIRQLLDNLVSNAVKYTAPATVPHVTIETELAGDERVRLTVTDNGIGIPPGQHEAIFANFHRAHREAGYAGTGLGLAICARIVERHGGAIAASDNPNGPGARFTVLLPAARTAVGGDGSVAPAPASVGHQV, encoded by the coding sequence ATGAGTCCTGCCGCGGCCCTGGCCCGGTCGGTCGGTTTCGCGGCCCTGTTTCTGCTCGCCGCGATCGCGGGCCGGCTCACGCTCCTGGAAGGCACGGCGCTCAGCCTGGTCTGGCCGGCGGCGGGCGTCGCGATCGTCTGGTTCGTCGCGCAACGAGGCTCGCCGACGCCCGCGACGGACTGGGTCCTCCTGGCCGGCGTCACGCTGGCCGCGAACCTCTCGACCGGCGCCCCACTCACGCTGGCGGTCGGCTTCCTCTGCGCCAACGCGGTGCAGATCGCGGTCTTCCTGGGCGTGTTCGGGCGCCTGCGACCGGACTGGCGGCGGGGCGCGGAACCACCGCTCGTCCGGCTGGCCGACCTCTGGCGGATGATCGCCGCGACGCTGGCGAGCACGGTCTGCGGTGCGCTGATCGGCCCGACGCTGGCCAGCTGGTGGGCGGGCTCGTGGTCGTGGTTCGGCGAGCTGATCTGGCTCACCCGGAACATCTCCAGTGTCCTGCTGATCGGCATTCTGGGGATGCTGCTGATCGGCCGCCGTGGGGTCGGCGAGCGGTTCCGCGGCTGGCGGCTGGTCGAGTTGGGCGCGCTGACCGTGTGTTCGGTCGCGTGGTACGCGGTGGCGTTCGGGTTCTCGCAGGGCTTCCCGCTGGCGTTTCCGCTGCTCGTCGTCACGGTCTGGGCGGGCGCTCGATTCCCGTCGACGCTCGTCGCGGCGCACGGCGTGATCCTCGGGACGGTGGCGGTGCTGTACACGCTGCACGACGTGGGGCCGTTCGCCGCGATCGAGTCGAACCCGATGCGTGCGCTGGTGGCGCAGGCGTTCGTCGCGATGGTCGGGATACTCGGGCCGGTGCTGGCGCTCGGCCGGGACGAGCGGCAGGCGCTCAGCCGGGAGCTGTCAGCGGCGGCGGCGGCGAGCGCGGCGCAGGCCAGGACGCTGAGCACGATCGTCGATTCGATCAGCGACGGGCTGATGGTGATCGGTGCGGATGGCCGGATCCTGCTGCGCAACCCCGCGGCGGTGAACCTCTTTCCCGAGCTGTCGCGGCGCAGTCAGTTCGTCGGTGACAACCCCGAGGTCGTCCTGGCCGAGCCCGGCGGCGGACCGATCGAGATGGCTGACCTGCCGTTCTCCCTTGCGCTGGCGGGGGAGACCGTGTTGAACCGGGACCTCGCGGTGCGGCAGCCTGCCACCGGGAGCGAGCGGATCTTCCAGGTTTCCGCGGCGCCGCTGGCCGACGACGGCGCCGGCCGCCGGGCGGTCGTGCTGTACCACGACGTGACGTCCGACCGGCGGCACCGGGACGAGCTGACCGCGTTCGCCGGCGTCGTCGCGCACGATCTGCTCAATCCGCTGACGACCGTGGAGGGTTGGACCGAGGCGCTCGCCGAGGAGCTCTATGACCATCCCGAGATCGCCGGCGCGCGCGACAGCATCACCCGTATCCGCCGCGGTTCGACGCGGATGCGGCACTTGATCAACGATCTGCTCGCGTACACGACGGCCCGGGACGGCGCGCTGTCGCCCGCGCGGGTCGCGCTGGGGGACCTGGTCGCCGAGATCGTGTCCGCGCGGGTCGATCAGGCCACCGCGGCCGGTGCGCTGCCGCCCCGATTCTCGGTGGGGCGGCTGCACGACGTCGAGGCGGATCCGGTGCTGATCCGGCAGCTGCTCGACAACCTGGTCAGCAATGCGGTGAAGTACACGGCGCCGGCGACCGTGCCGCACGTGACGATCGAGACCGAGCTGGCCGGTGACGAGCGGGTCCGGCTGACGGTGACCGACAACGGCATCGGGATCCCGCCCGGTCAGCACGAGGCGATCTTCGCGAACTTCCACCGCGCGCATCGGGAGGCCGGGTACGCCGGTACCGGCCTGGGGCTGGCGATCTGCGCCCGGATCGTCGAGCGCCACGGCGGTGCGATCGCGGCGTCGGACAATCCGAACGGGCCGGGCGCCCGCTTCACGGTGCTGCTCCCTGCGGCGCGTACGGCCGTGGGTGGTGACGGTTCGGTCGCGCCCGCACCCGCCTCGGTCGGCCACCAGGTCTAG
- the glpK gene encoding glycerol kinase GlpK, with amino-acid sequence MPDFVGAVDQGTTSTRFMVFDHGGNEVGRHQLEHEQILPQAGWVEHNPVEIWERTASVIRTTMNKLNISASDLAALGVTNQRETTVVWDRRTGRPYYNAIVWQDTRTDRIASALDRDERGKTIRQKAGLPPATYFSGGKIQWILENVDGVREAAEAGHAIFGNTDSWLLWNLTGGSHVTDVTNASRTMLMNLETLDWDDELLSFFNIPRSMLPEIRPSSDPNGYGEVVANGPLDGQVLLTGDLGDQQAATVGQVCFAPGEAKNTYGTGNFLLLNTGTELVRSEHGLLTTVCYQFGDQPAVYALEGSIAVTGSAVQWLRDQLGIISGASQSEALARQVEDNGGVYFVPAFSGLFAPYWRSDARGAIVGLSRYNTNAHLARATLESICYQSRDVAEAMEQDSGVHLEVLKVDGGVTANSLCMQLQADILGVPVSRPVVAETTALGAAYAAGLAVGFWKNTDELRENWNESERWQPSWDEERRAEGYTKWRKAVERTLDWVDVD; translated from the coding sequence ATGCCTGACTTCGTCGGCGCAGTCGACCAGGGCACGACCAGCACCCGGTTCATGGTCTTCGACCACGGTGGTAACGAGGTCGGCCGTCACCAGCTCGAGCACGAGCAGATCCTGCCGCAGGCCGGCTGGGTCGAGCACAACCCGGTGGAGATCTGGGAGCGGACGGCGTCGGTCATCCGCACCACGATGAACAAGCTCAACATCTCCGCGTCCGACCTCGCGGCGCTGGGCGTCACCAACCAGCGCGAGACGACCGTGGTGTGGGACCGGCGCACCGGCCGGCCCTACTACAACGCGATCGTCTGGCAGGACACCCGCACCGACCGGATCGCGTCCGCGCTCGACCGCGACGAGCGCGGGAAGACCATCCGGCAGAAGGCCGGTCTGCCGCCGGCGACGTACTTCTCCGGCGGCAAGATCCAGTGGATCCTGGAGAACGTCGACGGGGTGCGCGAGGCCGCCGAGGCCGGTCACGCGATCTTCGGCAACACCGACTCCTGGCTGCTCTGGAACCTCACCGGCGGGTCGCACGTCACCGACGTGACGAACGCCAGCCGCACGATGCTGATGAACCTGGAGACGCTCGACTGGGACGACGAGCTGCTCTCGTTCTTCAACATCCCGCGGTCGATGCTGCCGGAGATCCGGCCGTCGTCCGACCCGAACGGGTACGGGGAGGTCGTCGCGAACGGCCCGCTGGACGGGCAGGTGTTGCTCACCGGTGACCTGGGCGACCAGCAGGCGGCCACCGTCGGGCAGGTCTGCTTCGCGCCCGGCGAGGCCAAGAACACCTACGGCACCGGCAACTTCCTGCTGCTCAACACCGGCACCGAGCTGGTGCGCTCCGAGCACGGCCTGCTGACCACGGTCTGCTACCAGTTCGGCGACCAGCCCGCGGTGTACGCGCTCGAAGGGTCGATCGCGGTCACCGGCTCGGCGGTGCAGTGGCTGCGCGACCAGCTCGGGATCATCAGCGGCGCGTCGCAGAGCGAGGCGCTGGCCCGCCAGGTCGAGGACAACGGCGGCGTGTACTTCGTGCCGGCGTTCTCCGGGCTGTTCGCGCCGTACTGGCGCTCGGACGCCCGCGGCGCGATCGTCGGGCTCTCCCGGTACAACACGAACGCGCACCTGGCCCGGGCGACGCTGGAGTCGATCTGCTACCAGAGCCGGGACGTCGCCGAGGCGATGGAGCAGGACTCCGGCGTCCACCTCGAGGTGCTCAAGGTCGACGGCGGGGTGACGGCCAACAGCCTGTGCATGCAGCTGCAGGCCGACATCCTCGGCGTGCCGGTCAGCCGGCCGGTGGTCGCCGAGACCACCGCGCTCGGCGCGGCGTACGCGGCCGGGCTGGCGGTCGGGTTCTGGAAGAACACCGACGAGCTGCGGGAGAACTGGAACGAGTCGGAGCGCTGGCAGCCCAGCTGGGACGAAGAGCGGCGCGCCGAGGGCTACACGAAGTGGCGCAAGGCGGTCGAGCGCACGCTCGACTGGGTGGACGTCGACTGA
- a CDS encoding MarR family winged helix-turn-helix transcriptional regulator: protein MADHVDGILAQWRRERPDLDVSPMGVIGRLSRAAAAVDAQLARNFAAHDLDRGSFDVLATLLRNGAPHRLTPAALAADAMITSSAVAQRLNRLEARGLITRTPNPEDGRGSLVTLTPAGKAAVEATLPAHLATEEAMLADLTTDERAALATLLSRLLHSAGGR from the coding sequence GTGGCTGATCACGTCGACGGAATCCTGGCCCAGTGGCGCCGTGAGCGGCCCGACCTCGACGTGTCGCCGATGGGGGTGATCGGGCGGCTGAGCCGCGCGGCGGCCGCCGTCGACGCGCAGCTCGCCCGGAACTTCGCCGCGCACGACCTGGACCGCGGCTCGTTCGACGTCCTCGCGACGCTGCTGCGCAACGGGGCGCCGCACCGGCTCACCCCGGCGGCGCTGGCCGCCGACGCGATGATCACGTCGAGCGCGGTCGCTCAGCGGCTCAACCGGCTCGAAGCACGCGGCCTGATCACCCGGACGCCGAACCCGGAGGACGGCCGGGGCAGCCTGGTCACGCTGACCCCGGCGGGGAAGGCCGCGGTCGAGGCCACGTTGCCCGCCCACCTGGCGACCGAGGAGGCGATGCTCGCCGACCTCACGACGGACGAGCGCGCCGCGCTGGCCACCCTGCTGTCCCGCCTCCTCCACAGCGCCGGCGGCCGCTGA
- a CDS encoding EamA family transporter: MLSKTARVLLLTAVAPVTWGTTYLVTTELLPPGRPLLAGVLRALPAGLLLLALVRVLPRGSWWWRATVLGTLNIGAFFALLFVAAYRLPGGVAAIAGALQPLLVAALATVALRERLRLRTVLAGIAGVVGVALVVLTAQARLDALGVAAALAGAGSMALGIVLAKRWTPPASPLATTAWQLIAGGLVLTPVALLVEGPPPALDAPAVGGYVYLALVGTALAYVLWFRGIAALPAASASFLSLLSPVVAVLAGWAVLGQALTPAQLLGVAVVLGAVLAATRATLRSTTNAQPPVAAPLRGGSRPASVCR, encoded by the coding sequence GTGCTTAGCAAAACTGCCCGCGTCCTGCTACTCACCGCGGTCGCCCCGGTGACCTGGGGCACCACGTACCTGGTGACGACCGAGCTGTTACCGCCCGGCCGTCCGCTGCTCGCCGGGGTGCTCCGCGCGCTCCCGGCCGGCCTGCTGCTGCTCGCGCTCGTCCGGGTGCTACCCCGTGGCTCGTGGTGGTGGCGCGCGACCGTTCTCGGCACGCTGAACATCGGCGCGTTCTTCGCGCTGCTGTTCGTCGCGGCCTACCGGCTGCCCGGCGGAGTCGCCGCGATCGCGGGTGCGCTCCAGCCGCTGCTGGTCGCCGCGCTCGCCACGGTGGCGCTGCGCGAACGGCTCCGGCTCCGCACCGTCCTGGCGGGTATCGCCGGGGTCGTCGGGGTCGCGCTCGTCGTCCTCACCGCGCAGGCCCGCCTCGACGCGCTGGGCGTGGCCGCGGCACTGGCCGGCGCCGGATCGATGGCGCTGGGCATCGTCCTCGCCAAGCGCTGGACGCCGCCCGCGTCGCCGCTGGCCACCACCGCCTGGCAGCTCATCGCCGGTGGCCTCGTCCTGACGCCGGTCGCGCTGCTGGTCGAGGGCCCGCCGCCCGCCCTCGACGCCCCCGCCGTCGGTGGGTACGTGTACCTGGCGCTGGTCGGGACCGCACTGGCCTACGTGCTCTGGTTCCGCGGCATCGCGGCGCTGCCCGCCGCCTCGGCGTCGTTCCTCAGCCTGCTCAGCCCGGTGGTCGCGGTGCTCGCGGGGTGGGCGGTGCTCGGCCAGGCGCTGACCCCGGCTCAGCTCCTCGGCGTCGCGGTCGTACTCGGCGCCGTCCTCGCCGCCACCCGAGCCACCCTCCGCAGCACCACCAACGCCCAGCCACCGGTGGCGGCACCGCTGCGGGGTGGGAGCAGGCCCGCGTCGGTGTGCCGGTGA
- a CDS encoding glycoside hydrolase family 16 protein: MGGRVIVAALAVLAALVVTPVTPAAAADLVLDVLTVPATAEEGQALSATARLRTTGGPVAVEALTVAVRDSDGGHFDFPGAHATTVPAEGYTFTTGHRTFPAGDYEIQVAVQLAGRWLDLRPHRYLTVRTNPVTFRQEFSGPAGAGPNYGLSTAMWFADPCREGCTGSLTRYSPDQARLDGRGHLALVAERVADTDTRCGGHSCRYAGPRLTMLDWVGNDGVAAWSQQGGHVSVRLKAPAGRGLRPALRTVGADQASAGLATAGGIDVVEAPGHRPGFVRQRVAGSLGFSRTVPLPGDGRSTDWHVYAVDWRSGPDGYLKWSVDGVRTAELTAAQAGAAWAAFRRPHALVLELAVDDAPTEPDAATTFPATALVDWLRVQRYPIQ; this comes from the coding sequence GTGGGTGGACGGGTGATTGTCGCGGCGCTGGCCGTACTAGCCGCGCTGGTGGTCACTCCGGTGACCCCGGCCGCGGCAGCGGACCTCGTCCTGGACGTATTGACGGTGCCGGCCACCGCCGAGGAGGGCCAGGCGCTCTCGGCCACCGCCCGGCTCCGGACGACCGGCGGGCCGGTGGCCGTGGAGGCGCTCACGGTCGCGGTCCGCGACTCCGACGGCGGCCACTTCGACTTCCCCGGCGCCCACGCGACGACGGTCCCGGCCGAGGGCTACACGTTCACCACCGGCCACCGGACGTTCCCGGCCGGGGACTACGAGATCCAGGTCGCGGTGCAGCTCGCCGGGCGCTGGCTGGACCTGAGGCCGCACCGGTACCTGACCGTGCGGACCAACCCGGTGACGTTCCGCCAGGAGTTCAGCGGCCCGGCCGGAGCGGGCCCGAACTACGGTCTGTCGACCGCGATGTGGTTCGCCGATCCGTGCCGGGAGGGGTGCACCGGGTCGCTCACCCGGTACTCGCCGGACCAGGCGCGGCTCGACGGGCGAGGGCACCTCGCGCTGGTCGCGGAGCGGGTCGCGGACACCGACACCCGGTGCGGTGGTCACTCGTGCCGGTACGCCGGCCCGCGGCTGACGATGCTCGACTGGGTCGGCAACGACGGCGTCGCCGCGTGGTCCCAGCAGGGCGGACACGTCTCCGTGCGGCTGAAGGCCCCGGCGGGCCGGGGGCTGCGGCCGGCGCTCCGGACGGTCGGCGCGGACCAGGCGAGCGCGGGCCTGGCCACCGCCGGGGGCATCGACGTGGTGGAGGCGCCGGGGCACCGGCCGGGCTTCGTGCGGCAGCGAGTCGCGGGCAGCCTGGGCTTCAGCCGGACGGTGCCGCTGCCGGGCGACGGGCGGAGCACCGACTGGCACGTCTACGCGGTGGACTGGCGGTCCGGGCCGGACGGGTACCTGAAGTGGTCGGTGGACGGCGTCCGCACGGCCGAGCTGACCGCGGCGCAGGCGGGGGCCGCCTGGGCGGCGTTCCGGCGGCCGCACGCGCTGGTGCTCGAGCTGGCGGTGGACGACGCGCCGACCGAGCCCGACGCGGCGACGACGTTCCCGGCCACGGCCCTCGTCGACTGGCTCCGCGTCCAGCGCTACCCGATCCAGTAG
- a CDS encoding response regulator transcription factor, with translation MARLLVVEDEPDLRDLLVQRVEAAGHEVIPVATGAAALRAVTENGVPDAAILDVDLPGQDGVTLLGELRRVHPDLPALFITVLWSGELLARMKATGCPYLTKPFAAKDLRDALDVLLGDAPGVADHSAPG, from the coding sequence ATGGCGCGGTTGCTGGTGGTCGAGGACGAACCGGATCTGCGGGACCTGCTCGTTCAGCGCGTCGAAGCCGCCGGGCACGAGGTCATCCCGGTCGCCACCGGCGCCGCCGCGCTGCGGGCGGTCACCGAGAACGGCGTTCCGGACGCCGCGATCCTCGACGTCGACCTGCCGGGCCAGGACGGCGTCACGCTGCTCGGGGAGCTCCGCCGCGTCCACCCGGATCTGCCCGCGCTGTTCATCACGGTGCTCTGGTCCGGCGAACTGCTCGCCCGGATGAAGGCCACCGGCTGCCCGTACCTGACCAAGCCGTTCGCCGCCAAGGACCTGCGCGACGCTCTCGACGTCCTGCTCGGTGACGCCCCGGGCGTGGCCGATCACTCGGCGCCCGGATGA
- a CDS encoding MIP/aquaporin family protein has translation MAERWKIPRVPGTVGEMAAEFAGTLILILFGCGVVAQVVGGEIGDHDSIAWAWGFGVALGVFVAGRISGAHLNPAVTIALAVFKGFSWRKVPGYIAAQTLGAFIAALLVRWNYSEVLASVDPGNTIATQGVFSTLPGNGTLPVSEWGAFRDQIIGTAILLFVILALTDLRNNPPLANLTPLIVGFLVVAIGMAWGTNAGYAINPARDFGPRLASYLTGYETAWSDQYGNLYFWVPIIAPIIGALVGAALYGLLVGRFLPSDAPQEPGDLPSADARDARTTEKIA, from the coding sequence ATGGCGGAACGGTGGAAGATCCCGAGAGTCCCTGGCACCGTCGGCGAGATGGCGGCGGAGTTCGCCGGGACCCTGATCCTGATCCTGTTCGGATGTGGTGTGGTCGCCCAGGTCGTGGGCGGCGAGATCGGTGATCACGACAGCATCGCGTGGGCGTGGGGCTTCGGCGTCGCGCTGGGTGTGTTCGTCGCCGGCCGGATCAGCGGCGCGCACCTCAACCCCGCGGTGACGATCGCGCTCGCGGTGTTCAAGGGCTTCTCCTGGCGGAAGGTGCCCGGCTACATCGCGGCGCAGACCCTCGGCGCGTTCATCGCGGCGCTGCTGGTGCGGTGGAACTACAGCGAGGTGCTGGCGAGCGTCGACCCGGGCAACACGATCGCGACCCAGGGCGTGTTCTCGACGCTGCCCGGCAACGGCACGCTGCCGGTGTCGGAGTGGGGCGCGTTCCGCGACCAGATCATCGGCACCGCGATCCTGCTGTTCGTGATCCTGGCGCTGACCGACCTGCGCAACAACCCCCCGCTGGCGAACCTGACGCCGCTCATCGTCGGGTTCCTGGTGGTCGCGATCGGCATGGCGTGGGGCACCAACGCGGGCTACGCGATCAACCCGGCCCGTGACTTCGGTCCACGGCTCGCGTCCTACCTGACCGGGTACGAGACAGCGTGGAGTGATCAGTACGGGAACCTGTATTTCTGGGTGCCGATCATCGCCCCGATCATCGGTGCTCTTGTCGGCGCCGCGCTCTACGGTCTGCTCGTCGGCCGGTTCCTGCCGTCCGACGCGCCGCAGGAGCCGGGTGACCTGCCGTCGGCCGACGCGCGGGACGCCAGGACCACCGAGAAGATCGCCTGA
- a CDS encoding methyltransferase domain-containing protein, with product MAVTEWEWDETLYAGSAPYYAVGRMPYPPELAEAIGAELGLDGRGRLLDVGCGPGSLTLVLAPLFEAVVGVDADRGMVAEASRRAREAGVTTARWVHARAEELPPDLGTFRVATFAQSFHWMDRSAVAERVRGLLEPGGVWLHVGATTHQGVDGDDPLPRPRPPWDRINTLVAEYLGPVRRAGQSALPQGTRSGEDEVMRRAGYSGPTRFEVGGDRVVDRSVDQITAGVFSLSSSAPHLFGAELPGFEADLRRLLTEASDDGWFAERTRPIAVLIWRP from the coding sequence CTGGCGGTGACCGAGTGGGAGTGGGACGAGACGCTGTACGCGGGGAGCGCGCCGTACTACGCGGTGGGCCGGATGCCGTACCCGCCGGAGCTCGCGGAGGCGATCGGCGCGGAGCTGGGTCTGGACGGGCGGGGGCGGCTGCTGGACGTAGGGTGCGGGCCGGGGTCGTTGACGCTGGTCCTCGCGCCGTTGTTCGAGGCGGTAGTCGGCGTCGACGCGGACCGGGGCATGGTCGCGGAGGCGTCGCGCCGCGCCCGCGAGGCCGGGGTCACCACCGCCCGGTGGGTGCACGCGCGGGCCGAGGAGTTGCCGCCGGATCTCGGGACGTTCCGGGTGGCGACGTTCGCACAGTCGTTCCATTGGATGGATCGGTCGGCCGTGGCGGAGCGGGTGCGCGGGTTGCTGGAGCCGGGCGGTGTGTGGCTGCACGTCGGCGCCACGACGCACCAGGGGGTGGACGGCGACGATCCGCTGCCGCGCCCGCGGCCGCCGTGGGATCGGATCAACACCCTGGTCGCCGAGTATCTGGGGCCGGTGCGCCGTGCCGGGCAGAGCGCGCTGCCGCAGGGGACGCGCAGCGGTGAGGACGAGGTGATGCGGCGCGCCGGGTATTCCGGTCCGACCCGGTTCGAGGTCGGCGGGGACCGGGTCGTGGACCGTAGCGTCGACCAGATCACGGCCGGGGTGTTCTCGCTCTCCAGTTCGGCGCCGCACCTGTTCGGGGCGGAGTTGCCCGGGTTCGAGGCGGACCTGCGGCGGCTGCTGACCGAGGCGTCGGACGACGGGTGGTTCGCCGAGCGCACCCGCCCGATCGCGGTGCTGATCTGGCGTCCCTGA
- a CDS encoding class II histone deacetylase, with protein MATGWVWHERYMWHDTGTAGGPLPVSRWVEPMEHVESPDAKRRFANLVSASGLLEHLTPLAPRPATVAELTRVHLPEYVADVDRQAAAGGGNLGGGTPFGEFSYEIALLAAGGVLAAVEAVAGGVVDNAYALVRPPGHHATPDHGRGFCLFNNVAVAARHAQATLGLERIAIVDWDVHHGNGTQDTFWDDPSVLAVSIHQDGVYPPQSGPVTDVGGPGAEGTTINVPLPPGSGDGAYRAAFTEVVEPALDRFAPDLILVACGFDANGFDPLARQMLSSESFRELTRRVADAAARHCDGRLVLAHEGGYSPFAVPFCGLAVVEQLSGVRTGVEDPFLPIVENYGGQLWPHQADAVAAAAAVHSAGRSWIAHG; from the coding sequence ATGGCGACGGGATGGGTTTGGCACGAGCGGTACATGTGGCACGACACCGGCACCGCGGGTGGGCCGCTGCCGGTGAGCCGCTGGGTCGAACCGATGGAGCACGTCGAGAGCCCGGACGCGAAGCGCCGCTTCGCGAACCTGGTGTCCGCGTCCGGTCTGCTCGAGCACCTCACCCCGCTGGCGCCGCGTCCGGCGACGGTGGCCGAGCTGACTCGCGTCCACCTGCCCGAGTACGTCGCGGACGTCGACCGGCAGGCCGCCGCGGGCGGCGGGAACCTCGGCGGCGGCACGCCGTTCGGCGAGTTCTCGTACGAGATCGCCCTGCTGGCCGCCGGGGGTGTGCTCGCCGCGGTCGAGGCAGTGGCGGGCGGCGTGGTCGACAACGCGTACGCGCTGGTGCGCCCGCCCGGTCATCACGCCACACCGGACCACGGCCGGGGCTTCTGCCTGTTCAACAACGTCGCGGTGGCTGCGCGGCACGCCCAGGCCACGCTCGGACTGGAACGGATCGCGATCGTCGACTGGGACGTCCACCACGGCAACGGCACGCAGGACACGTTCTGGGACGATCCGTCGGTGCTGGCCGTCTCGATCCATCAGGACGGCGTCTACCCGCCGCAGTCCGGTCCGGTGACCGACGTCGGCGGGCCCGGAGCCGAGGGCACGACGATCAACGTCCCGCTGCCGCCGGGCTCCGGGGACGGCGCGTACCGGGCCGCGTTCACCGAGGTCGTCGAGCCGGCGCTGGACCGGTTCGCACCGGACTTGATCCTGGTCGCGTGCGGCTTCGACGCGAACGGTTTCGATCCGCTGGCCCGGCAGATGCTCTCGTCGGAGTCGTTCCGCGAGCTCACCCGCCGGGTCGCCGACGCCGCCGCCCGGCACTGCGACGGACGCCTGGTCCTGGCCCACGAGGGTGGCTACTCCCCCTTCGCGGTGCCGTTCTGCGGGCTGGCGGTCGTCGAGCAGCTCAGCGGCGTCCGGACCGGCGTGGAGGACCCGTTCCTTCCGATCGTCGAGAACTACGGGGGGCAGTTATGGCCGCACCAGGCGGACGCGGTCGCGGCGGCAGCCGCGGTTCATTCCGCCGGACGTTCCTGGATCGCCCACGGGTAG